The Danio rerio strain Tuebingen ecotype United States chromosome 1, GRCz12tu, whole genome shotgun sequence genome includes a region encoding these proteins:
- the LOC101886664 gene encoding GTPase IMAP family member 9-like produces MRRNSIDQPPDLRIVLLGKTGSGKSSAGNTILGQQLFTNDASLESVTNTCERGEAMIDGKKISVIDTPGRFDTRLTDKEMKKEILKCVEMSVPGPHVFLLVIRLDVKFTDEEKNAVKWIQEDFGEEAARYTVILFTHADALERQTLHQYICESADLWALLSQCGRRYHSFNNKDEENRSQVTELMEMIEKMVERNGGKHYTNEMYRKVQKKNEWLALKRKAKDYGKAALTVIGVGALAIGAVAVVVKAGGGGAAGKAVAAAGGSASVGGAAALVEAAANVKLL; encoded by the exons ATGCGGAGGAACAGCATTGACCAACCACCAG ACCTCAGGATTGTTCTGTTGGGTAAAACTGGATCAGGAAAAAGTTCAGCTGGAAACACCATCCTGGGCCAGCAGTTGTTTACAAATGATGCTTCACTAGAGTCAGTTACTAATACTTGTGAAAGAGGAGAAGCCATGATTGATGGAAAGAAGATCTCCGTCATCGACACGCCAGGACGGTTTGATACAAGACTGACAGATAAAGAAATGAAGAAGGAAATTCTAAAGTGTGTAGAGATGTCTGTTCCTGGTCCTCATGTGTTTCTGCTGGTCATCAGACTGGACGTGAAATTCACAGATGAAGAGAAAAATGCAGTCAAATGGATTCAGGAGGATTTTGGAGAAGAAGCTGCTCGATACACCGTCATTCTGTTCACTCATGCTGATGCACTGGAAAGACAGACACTACATCAATACATATGTGAAAGTGCAGATCTCTGGGCTCTTCTTTCTCAGTGTGGTCGGAGATATCACTCATTCAACAATAAAGATGAGGAGAACCGCTCGCAGGTCACTGAACTGATGGAGATGATTGAGAAGATGGTGGAGAGAAATGGAGGAAAGCACTACACTAATGAGATGTACAGAAAGGtccagaaaaaaaatgaatggctGGCTTTAAAACGGAAAGCTAAAGACTATGGAAAAGCAGCATTAACTGTGATAGGGGTAGGAGCATTAGCAATAGGAGCAGTTGCAGTAGTAGTaaaagcaggaggaggaggagcagcagGAAAAGCCGTAGCTGCAGCAGGAGGATCAGCATCAGTTGGAGGAGCAGCAGCATTAGTCGAAGCAGCAGCAAACGTGAAGTTACTGTAG
- the LOC571092 gene encoding GTPase IMAP family member 9: protein MQENNIDQPPHLSIVLLGKTGSGKSSAGNTILGQKKFKSKASVVSVTKTCERGEAEINGKKISVIDTPGLLDSTLTEPEMKEEITKCVEMSAPGPHVFLLVIRLDVKFTEEEKNTVKWIQENFGEEAARYTVILFTHADALEDQLLYGYISQSGDLWDLLYECGARYHSFNNKDMNDRSQVAELMEKIEKMLVENGGQHYTNEMYEEAQEKIELDAASQKTRHYARIATTVLGVGSIAIVGVTIAANAGILAGLTAALGLITLALAGREGDERGRAEALATLEVLSTVVEGRGRALAGGQGN from the exons ATGCAGGAGAACAACATTGACCAACCACCAC ATCTGAGCATTGTTCTGCTGGGTAAAACCGGATCAGGAAAAAGTTCAGCCGGAAACACCATCCTGGGCCAGAAGAAGTTCAAGAGTAAGGCTTCAGTGGTGTCAGTCACTAAAACCTGTGAGAGAGGAGAAGCAGagattaatggaaagaagatctCCGTCATCGACACCCCCGGACTGTTGGATTCAACACTGACAGAACCAGAAATGAAGGAGGAAATAACGAAGTGTGTAGAGATGTCTGCTCCTGGTCCTCACGTGTTTCTGCTGGTCATCAGACTGGATGTGAAATTcacagaagaagagaaaaacacagTGAAATGGATTCAGGAGAACTTTGGAGAAGAAGCTGCTCGATACACCGTCATTCTGTTCACTCATGCTGATGCACTGGAGGATCAGCTACTATATGGGTATATCAGTCAAAGTGGTGATCTCTGGGATCTTCTTTATGAGTGTGGAGCCAGATATCACTCATTCAACAATAAAGACATGAATGATCGCTCACAGGTCGCTGAACTGATGGAGAAGATTGAGAAGATGCTGGTGGAGAATGGAGGACAGCACTACACTAATGAGATGTATGAAGAAGCCCAGGAGAAAATTGAATTGGATGCTGCTAGTCAGAAAACTAGACACTATGCGAGAATAGCAACAACAGTATTGGGAGTGGGATCAATAGCAATAGTTGGAGTAACAATTGCAGCAAATGCAGGAATACTAGCAGGATTAACAGCAGCATTGGGATTGATAACATTAGCATTAGCAGGAAGAGAAGGAGATGAAAGAGGAAGAGCTGAAGCATTAGCAACCCTAGAAGTACTCTCAACAGTAGTTGAAGGAAGAGGAAGAGCATTAGCTGGAGGGCAGGGAAATTAA
- the LOC100538177 gene encoding uncharacterized protein codes for MATRDEDYEDNYEDDGDVDDEVEEDKDGEDDDGDVNDEVEEDKDEEDDGGDVINEVEEDKDEEDDGGDVINEVEEDKDEEDDGGDVINEMEEDEDEEDGGGDVINEVEEDEDEEDGGGDVINEVEEDEDEEDGGGDVINEVEEDDGGDVINEVEEDDDEEDGGGDVINEVEEDKDEEDDGGDVINEVEEDKDEEDDGGDVINEMEEDEDEEDGGGDVINEVEEDEDEEDGGGDVINEVEEDDGGDVINEVEEDDDEEDGGGDVINEVEEDKDEEDDGGDVINEVEEDKDEDDGGDVINEVEEDKDEDDGGDVINEVEEDKDEDDGGDVINEVEGDKDEEDDGGDVLNEVEEDKDEDVEEDDEEGKDNEKVEEDEEDNEEEEEEEDKVEVEEDVEEEDDGEVEEDEEDEEEEEEDEEDEDDDDDDDDDDDDDEDDDDEEDEDGDKISDIIAMGLMDLAVSKLPDELVNKKMRKKIRKKMKSGVEKAVLIADTVAMMYKIQKKTKKKIKKTKKKIQKKLTKLKDTTAGTKATTPTTETKQTMMKDTTAGTKATTPTTETKQTMMKDTTAGTKATTPTTETKQTMMKDTTAGTKATTPTTETKQTMMKDTTAGTNVKTPITEKKQVMEKAAGAGTNVKTPITEKKQAMEKAAGAGTNVKTPITDKKQAMEKAAGAGKTAKTPITEKKQAMEKAAGGGTNVKTPITEKKQAMEKAAGAGKTGKTPITEKKQAMEKAAGAGTNVKTPITEKKQAIIKDTKAGTNVKTPITGKNQTKIKDTKAGTNVKTPITEEKQTMIKDTKAGTNVKTPITEKKQTMVKAAAAGTNVKTPKTETKQTKIKTTTADTNAKTPITKKN; via the exons ATGGCAACAAGAG ATGAAGATTATGAAGACAATTACGAAGATGATGGTGATGTAGATGATGAGGTGGAGGAAGATAAGGATGgggaagatgatgatggtgatgtaaATGATGAGGTGGAGGAAGATAAGGATGAGgaagatgatggtggtgatgtgaTTAATGAGGTGGAGGAAGATAAGGATGAGgaagatgatggtggtgatgtgaTTAATGAGGTGGAGGAAGATAAGGATGAGgaagatgatggtggtgatgtaatTAATGAGATggaggaagatgaagatgaggaagatggtggtggtgatgtaattAATGAGGTggaggaagatgaagatgaggaagatggtggtggtgatgtaattAATGAGGTggaggaagatgaagatgaggaagatggtggtggtgatgtaattAATGAGGTGGAGGAAGATGATGGTGGGGATGTAATTAATGAGGTggaggaagatgatgatgaggaagatggtggtggtgatgtaattAATGAGGTGGAGGAAGATAAGGATGAGgaagatgatggtggtgatgtaatTAATGAGGTAGAGGAAGATAAGGATGAGgaagatgatggtggtgatgtaatTAATGAGATggaggaagatgaagatgaggaagatggtggtggtgatgtaattAATGAGGTggaggaagatgaagatgaggaagatggtggtggtgatgtaattAATGAGGTGGAGGAAGATGATGGTGGGGATGTAATTAATGAGGTggaggaagatgatgatgaggaagatggtggtggtgatgtaattAATGAGGTGGAGGAAGATAAGGATGAGgaagatgatggtggtgatgtaatTAATGAGGTAGAGGAAGATaaggatgaagatgatggtggtgatgtaatTAATGAGGTAGAGGAAGATaaggatgaagatgatggtggtgatgtaatTAATGAGGTAGAGGAAGATaaggatgaagatgatggtggtgatgtaatTAATGAGGTGGAGGGAGATAAGGATGAGgaagatgatggtggtgatgtacTTAATGAGGTGGAGGAAGATAAAGATGAGGATGTGGAAGAAGATGATGAGGAAGGTAAAGATAATGAGAAGGTAGAAGAAGATGAGGAAGAtaatgaggaggaggaagaggaagaagataAAGTGGAGGTAGAAGAAGATGTGGAAGAAGAAGATGATGGAGAGGTAGAAGAAGATGAggaagatgaggaggaggaggaggaggatgaagaagatgaagatgatgacgacgacgatgatgatgatgatgatgatgatgaagatgatgatgatgaagaagatgaagatGGTGACAAGATCTCCG ATATCATCGCAATGGGCTTAATGGATCTCGCTGTCTCCAAACTGCCAG ATGAGCTGGTTAATAAGAAAATGCGCAAGAAGATCCGGAAAAAGATGAAGTCGGGAGTCGAAAAAGCTGTTCTTATCGCTGATACAGTGGCTATGATGTATAAAATCCAgaagaaaaccaaaaaaaaaatcaagaagacaaaaaaaaaaatccagaagaAGCTAACAAAGTTAAAAGACACTACAGCTGGAACAAAGGCCACGACTCCTACAACCGAGACGAAACAAACGATGATGAAAGACACTACAGCTGGAACAAAGGCCACGACTCCTACAACCGAGACGAAACAAACGATGATGAAAGACACTACAGCTGGAACAAAGGCCACGACTCCTACAACCGAGACGAAACAAACGATGATGAAAGACACTACAGCTGGAACAAAGGCCACGACTCCTACAACCGAGACGAAACAAACGATGATGAAAGACACTACAGCTGGTACAAATGTCAAGACGCCTATAACCGAGAAGAAACAAGTCATGGAAAAAGCCGCTGGAGCTGGTACAAATGTCAAGACGCCTATAACCGAGAAGAAACAAGCGATGGAAAAAGCTGCTGGAGCTGGTACAAATGTCAAGACGCCTATAACCGACAAGAAACAAGCGATGGAAAAAGCTGCTGGAGCTGGTAAAACTGCCAAGACGCCAATAACCGAGAAGAAACAAGCGATGGAAAAAGCCGCTGGAGGTGGTACAAATGTCAAGACGCCTATAACCGAGAAGAAACAAGCTATGGAAAAAGCTGCTGGAGCTGGTAAAACTGGCAAGACGCCAATAACCGAGAAGAAACAAGCGATGGAAAAAGCCGCTGGAGCTGGTACAAATGTCAAGACGCCTATAACCGAGAAGAAACAAGCGATAATAAAAGACACTAAAGCTGGTACAAATGTCAAGACGCCTATAACCGGGAAGAATCAAACGAAGATAAAAGACACTAAAGCTGGTACAAATGTCAAGACGCCAATAACCGAGGAGAAACAAACGATGATAAAAGACACTAAAGCTGGTACAAATGTCAAGACGCCTATAACCGAAAAGAAACAAACGATGGTAAAAGCCGCTGCAGCTGGTACAAATGTCAAGACGCCTAAAACCGAGacgaaacaaactaaaataaaaaccactACAGCTGATACAAACGCCAAGACGCCTATAACCAAGAAGAATTAA